The following nucleotide sequence is from Mytilus trossulus isolate FHL-02 chromosome 9, PNRI_Mtr1.1.1.hap1, whole genome shotgun sequence.
taatttccaaattgtacacacgaaacttaaactaaaataaaacaagactaacaaagaccagataCATGGACATACCCATAAATTGAGAAGACATTTGTTGGTATATTGCTTGACGAATTCTGCAAATCTGTATAACTTGAATTCTGTAGCCGTTCTTTGAGAAACCAGTCAGTCTTGTTACTTTCCTTTCCGTCAAATAGGAAGAATGCAACCTCTGTACTATTTTTGTGAATGGCCAATCgaacctttttttcaaaattatatatgaattgaaaaattaacaaatgcaAATTGATTTAACCaatacaaatttttataattaatgcaactttatataattaatatgtgtattatttcttaaaatggtatagtttattatataaaaaaacttaaaatttgtatgaacgcatttgttttcaaagaaataaaatagttttcagAAGCACCTGTATATCTAGCAACACTGTTTATGGAGGCAacattttatattacattttattttatttctattttactaACTTCAAGTTCAATGAGtttgagtcttatgtagacaaatcACGCATCTGGCGAATAGAATTGTAAGCATGGTAAACTCTACAtttgctttataactatttgatTGTACATCGATCttatgatttgaaatatttgatactGCTAACATATACCTGATCAATTCCAACTGAGGTCCATTTATTCACGATGTCCGATTTGAAATGTTCTTGGATTGGATGCGTTAAAGACTGTGCTTGTGCGTTGTCAACATTCAAAACACTATCGCCAGTGTAGAGGTCATAAACATTTCCAGGCCcttcaaaatatatcaatttaaaagtaaCGTTAATGATATTTATGTCATGATATAGTGacgttaatattttaaattgattaaattatCAAATACTGTATCACCCCATTATAATGTGtgcaattttgaatttttgattttatttttaatatgaatgaaaatttgtaatttacttTCTTTTCTGATAGCTGATATAGCCTTAATTCATACATGTTGTGAGTTTATCAGATCTTCAAGATTGGGCAATGTAAGTATCATGGGCCTTTTTCTTATGACCGTCCGTATTGTCATATCCATCACAAACATTGGTCCGGAaactatttgaatatattttccaTCTTTTATGTCGCATTGACAATGTCAttcaattttaaagtcatatgtaacctcaaattaaaaaaacaaatgatgcatatattttttataactaaatggatagttttcatctCAATCTGAATATAAtgctttaatttgtccacatcaagaagaagtttacttttttatattccttGCTCCCAGGAAGCAATTTACCGACGTGTTTTCCGTATGCAAAATGACCTTAAAGTTGAGCGtgaccctcctcgtaaaaatacGACGATCGCAATACGCATTGATCCGACATTAACTTAAAGATGAAtaattatctgattgtacatgtcaAACACGTGCTTAATATCAAGGTTTGTTTGTTGATCTTTTAcgataaggtgacaatcggtaaactacGGCTTAAAAACATGTCAATCCGTagctgatatttgtttttcaccTCATAACAGTCATAGAGAAACAAGATGACGATCATACGATATATTAGcttaacaaatgataaaaatcgtGCATAgaactaagtttatgatatatacgtGCATTGATTTTAGAAATGTATAATCATTATTTTGCACCTTTCACTCGATTCATCTGACTTAAAGAAAACTTGAGGCGAAAGGCACCTGCTCTTGAATGACACGAATAGTTGGCTTAATGTACATGTGTTagagtatatactcatatggtccgaccatacgcgtacggtccgaccatacgcgtatggtcggaccatatgagtatacgcatatggtcatgaccatacgcgtatggtcaaaatactcatatggtccggaacatatctAATCCT
It contains:
- the LOC134684706 gene encoding uncharacterized protein LOC134684706 translates to MVFKVATGGPGNVYDLYTGDSVLNVDNAQAQSLTHPIQEHFKSDIVNKWTSVGIDQVRLAIHKNSTEVAFFLFDGKESNKTDWFLKERLQNSSYTDLQNSSSNIPTNVFSIYGIQGFLNIYRSFYINSVWGGCASDAGWL